One Agrococcus jenensis genomic region harbors:
- a CDS encoding ammonium transporter, which produces MDAGSIAFGVIATALVLFMTPGLAFFYGGLVRAKSVISMMMMSFGAIGLVGTLWILYGFNMAAVDSPFAFSGNPFSDFGLAALAAGESANTDLVGVAYGSTFAIITVALISGAIADRAKFGAWMLFAGAFATLGYFPIAAWVWGGGWVFSLGELLGLPAVIDYAGGTAVHINAGAAALALTFVLGKRIGFTKGAHKPHNVPFVILGASILWFGWFGFNVGAEWLNGLGNAGLITLNTLGATAAAICAWLLVEKFKDGKPTSVGAASGAVAGLVAITPACANLTPGWALLLGAIAGAVCALAVELKWKLGFDDSLDVVGIHLVGGLIGTIYLGFFATDTGLFLGGGAGQLAVQVIAAVGVMVYAFVIAFVIGFAIEKTIGFRVKNEDELAGVDQTVHGEDAYGYELERERV; this is translated from the coding sequence ATGGATGCAGGCAGCATCGCCTTCGGTGTCATCGCGACAGCCCTCGTGCTGTTCATGACGCCCGGGCTCGCGTTCTTCTACGGCGGCCTCGTGCGCGCCAAGAGCGTCATCAGCATGATGATGATGTCGTTCGGCGCCATCGGCCTCGTCGGCACCCTCTGGATCCTCTACGGGTTCAACATGGCGGCCGTCGACTCGCCCTTCGCGTTCTCCGGCAACCCGTTCAGCGACTTCGGCCTCGCGGCGCTCGCCGCCGGTGAGAGCGCCAACACCGACCTCGTCGGCGTCGCCTACGGCTCCACCTTCGCGATCATCACGGTCGCCCTCATCTCCGGCGCCATCGCCGACCGCGCCAAGTTCGGCGCCTGGATGCTCTTCGCGGGCGCCTTCGCCACGCTCGGCTACTTCCCGATCGCCGCCTGGGTCTGGGGCGGCGGCTGGGTGTTCTCGCTCGGCGAGCTGCTCGGCCTGCCGGCCGTCATCGACTACGCGGGCGGCACCGCGGTGCACATCAACGCCGGCGCAGCCGCGCTCGCGCTGACCTTCGTCCTCGGCAAGCGCATCGGCTTCACGAAGGGCGCCCACAAGCCGCACAACGTGCCGTTCGTCATCCTCGGCGCGAGCATCCTCTGGTTCGGCTGGTTCGGCTTCAACGTCGGTGCGGAGTGGCTGAACGGCCTCGGCAACGCCGGCCTCATCACGCTCAACACGCTCGGCGCGACCGCTGCAGCGATCTGCGCCTGGCTGCTCGTCGAGAAGTTCAAGGACGGCAAGCCCACGTCGGTCGGCGCCGCCTCCGGTGCCGTCGCGGGCCTCGTCGCCATCACCCCGGCGTGCGCCAACCTGACGCCCGGCTGGGCGCTCCTGCTCGGCGCCATCGCCGGTGCGGTCTGCGCGCTCGCCGTGGAGCTGAAGTGGAAGCTCGGCTTCGACGACTCGCTCGACGTCGTGGGCATCCACCTCGTCGGCGGCCTCATCGGCACGATCTACCTCGGCTTCTTCGCCACCGACACCGGCCTCTTCCTGGGCGGCGGCGCCGGCCAGCTGGCCGTGCAGGTCATCGCCGCGGTGGGCGTGATGGTCTACGCCTTCGTGATCGCCTTCGTCATCGGCTTCGCGATCGAGAAGACGATCGGCTTCCGCGTCAAGAACGAGGACGAGCTGGCCGGTGTCGACCAGACCGTGCACGGCGAGGACGCCTACGGCTACGAGCTCGAGCGCGAGCGCGTCTGA
- a CDS encoding Na+/H+ antiporter NhaA, with translation MTWIRNPQVSAMLLLGAAILGLVIANTGLGPGLDALKHAHLPFSVFGLDLSAAHWVTDGLLVVFFFVVAIELRYEFTQGDLSSVSKAAVPTIAALGGVAVPAILYFNLAGSDGAQGWPIPTATDIAFALGVLALVGKRLPSNVRALLLALAVIDDLIGILFIAVFFTESVSFGHLGLAAIGVVAFWLLGRIYRGKRGSWPLRIALLAVALVTWWLVASSGIHATIAGVALGLVLSPAPAESAREKLEPLSNGIVLPLFAFTSASVAIPQVPISELSPVFWAIVVALPVGKLFGITAAGLLGQAALRVPKLERVRFSELIGISLLGGIGFTVSLLMNELAHRTTEELIVEGTLGVLAGSLIAAVLGAIYLTVLNRRYPPVETAAIRALNAEEQLHRTDGV, from the coding sequence ATGACGTGGATCCGGAACCCCCAGGTGTCGGCGATGCTCCTCCTCGGGGCAGCGATCCTCGGGCTCGTGATCGCGAACACCGGGCTCGGCCCGGGCCTCGACGCGCTCAAGCACGCGCACCTGCCCTTCTCGGTCTTCGGCCTCGACCTCTCGGCCGCCCACTGGGTCACCGACGGCCTGCTGGTCGTCTTCTTCTTCGTCGTCGCCATCGAGCTGCGCTACGAGTTCACGCAGGGCGACCTCTCGAGCGTCTCGAAGGCCGCGGTCCCGACGATCGCCGCGCTCGGCGGCGTCGCCGTGCCCGCGATCCTCTACTTCAACCTCGCCGGTTCCGACGGCGCGCAGGGCTGGCCCATCCCGACCGCGACCGACATCGCCTTCGCGCTCGGCGTGCTCGCGCTCGTCGGCAAGCGGCTGCCGTCCAACGTCCGGGCGCTCCTGCTCGCGCTCGCGGTCATCGACGACCTCATCGGCATCCTCTTCATCGCCGTCTTCTTCACCGAATCGGTCTCGTTCGGCCACCTCGGGCTCGCCGCGATCGGCGTCGTCGCGTTCTGGCTGCTGGGGCGCATCTACCGGGGGAAGCGCGGGAGCTGGCCGCTGCGGATCGCCCTGCTCGCCGTCGCGCTCGTCACCTGGTGGCTCGTCGCCTCGAGCGGCATCCACGCCACGATCGCCGGCGTCGCGCTCGGGCTCGTGCTCTCCCCCGCGCCCGCGGAGTCGGCGCGCGAGAAGCTCGAGCCGTTGTCGAACGGCATCGTGCTGCCGCTCTTCGCCTTCACGTCGGCCTCGGTCGCGATCCCGCAGGTGCCGATCAGCGAGCTCAGCCCCGTGTTCTGGGCGATCGTCGTCGCGCTGCCGGTCGGCAAGCTCTTCGGCATCACGGCCGCGGGGCTGCTGGGCCAGGCGGCGCTGCGGGTGCCGAAGCTCGAGCGCGTGCGGTTCAGCGAGCTCATCGGCATCAGCCTGCTCGGCGGCATCGGCTTCACGGTCTCCCTGCTCATGAACGAGCTCGCGCACCGCACCACCGAGGAGCTCATCGTCGAGGGCACGCTCGGCGTGCTCGCCGGCTCGCTCATCGCGGCCGTGCTCGGCGCGATCTACCTCACGGTGCTGAACCGCAGGTACCCGCCGGTGGAGACGGCCGCGATCCGCGCGCTGAACGCCGAGGAGCAGCTGCACCGCACCGACGGCGTCTAG
- the zapE gene encoding cell division protein ZapE, which translates to MPAPISLVERRPQVGAEQIVASLVPPPQFDGATFASYRPDPAHPSQGEALQRMQELVEAWTKPKRGLFRKAPEVKPGIYLDGGFGVGKTHLLASLWKAMPGPKVFGTFIEYTALVGALGYAETVQQLQGSRIVCIDEFELDDPGDTMVMTRLLGELVASGTKLAATSNTPPNALGDGRFAAADFLREITAIADRFQIMRIDGDDYRHRDITGHAPVVADDAVETELATIAGETALDDFDALIAHLAHVHPSRYIGLVEGLRGLGLRGVRVLTDQNDALRFVALVDRLYDAQVALRASGTSLDLVFSEEMLGGGYRKKYLRAISRLVALANE; encoded by the coding sequence ATGCCAGCACCGATCTCGCTCGTCGAGCGCCGACCGCAGGTCGGCGCGGAGCAGATCGTCGCGAGCCTCGTGCCGCCGCCGCAGTTCGACGGCGCGACGTTCGCGTCCTACCGGCCCGACCCCGCGCATCCGTCGCAGGGTGAGGCGCTGCAGCGGATGCAGGAGCTCGTCGAGGCGTGGACGAAGCCGAAGCGCGGCCTGTTCCGGAAGGCGCCGGAGGTGAAGCCCGGCATCTACCTCGACGGCGGGTTCGGCGTCGGCAAGACGCACCTGCTCGCGTCGCTCTGGAAGGCGATGCCCGGTCCGAAGGTCTTCGGCACGTTCATCGAGTACACCGCGCTCGTCGGCGCACTCGGCTACGCCGAGACCGTCCAGCAGCTGCAGGGATCGCGCATCGTCTGCATCGACGAGTTCGAGCTCGACGACCCGGGCGACACGATGGTGATGACGCGCCTGCTCGGCGAGCTCGTCGCGAGCGGCACGAAGCTCGCCGCCACGAGCAACACCCCGCCGAACGCGCTCGGCGATGGCCGCTTCGCCGCTGCCGACTTCCTGCGCGAGATCACCGCGATCGCCGACCGCTTCCAGATCATGCGGATCGACGGCGACGACTACCGCCACCGCGACATCACCGGCCACGCGCCGGTCGTCGCCGACGACGCCGTCGAGACCGAGCTCGCCACGATCGCGGGCGAGACGGCGCTCGACGACTTCGACGCGCTCATCGCGCACCTCGCCCATGTGCACCCGTCGCGCTACATCGGGCTCGTCGAGGGGCTGCGGGGGCTGGGCCTCCGCGGCGTGCGCGTGCTCACCGACCAGAACGACGCGCTGCGCTTCGTCGCGCTCGTCGACCGGCTGTACGACGCGCAGGTGGCCCTGCGGGCGAGCGGCACGAGCCTCGACCTCGTCTTCAGCGAGGAGATGCTGGGCGGCGGCTACCGCAAGAAGTACCTGCGAGCGATCTCGCGGCTCGTCGCGCTCGCGAACGAGTAG
- a CDS encoding sulfurtransferase, with product MTESEPRFAEYAAPDRLVSTAWVAAHLDDPDVVIVESDEDVLLYEVGHIPGAVKVDWHTELNDPVQRDYISAEAFADLLRRKGIGRDSTVVFYGDKANWWATYALWVFALYGHDRTRIMDGGRDAWIAEGRELTREPARRPAVDVPVVERDDRTLRAFRDDVLAHLGRPLVDVRSPEEYSGERTTAPAYPEEGALRAGHIPTAASVPWGRAVNEDGTFRSRAELEAIYLDGAGLRGADDVIAYCRIGERSSHTWFVLTHLLGLPGVRNYDGSWTEWGSLVGVPIAVGAEPGEVPAR from the coding sequence GTGACCGAGTCCGAGCCCCGCTTCGCCGAGTACGCAGCCCCCGACCGCCTGGTCTCCACGGCGTGGGTCGCGGCGCACCTCGACGATCCGGACGTCGTCATCGTCGAGTCGGACGAGGACGTGCTGCTCTACGAGGTCGGCCACATCCCGGGCGCCGTCAAGGTCGACTGGCACACCGAGCTCAACGACCCGGTGCAGCGCGACTACATCTCCGCGGAGGCGTTCGCCGACCTGCTGCGCCGCAAGGGCATCGGCCGCGATTCGACCGTCGTGTTCTACGGCGACAAGGCGAACTGGTGGGCCACCTACGCGCTCTGGGTCTTCGCCCTGTACGGCCACGACCGCACCCGCATCATGGACGGCGGCCGGGATGCCTGGATCGCCGAGGGCCGCGAGCTCACCCGCGAGCCCGCGAGGCGTCCCGCCGTGGATGTGCCGGTCGTCGAGCGCGACGACCGCACGCTGCGCGCGTTCCGCGACGACGTGCTCGCGCACCTCGGCCGGCCGCTCGTCGACGTGCGCAGCCCCGAGGAGTACTCGGGCGAGCGCACGACCGCGCCGGCCTACCCGGAGGAGGGCGCGCTGCGGGCGGGGCACATCCCCACCGCGGCGAGCGTGCCGTGGGGCCGCGCCGTGAACGAGGACGGCACCTTCCGCTCGCGCGCCGAGCTCGAGGCGATCTACCTCGACGGTGCGGGGCTCCGCGGCGCCGACGACGTCATCGCCTACTGCCGCATCGGCGAGCGCTCGAGCCACACCTGGTTCGTGCTCACCCACCTGCTCGGCCTGCCGGGCGTGCGCAACTACGACGGCTCGTGGACGGAGTGGGGCTCGCTCGTGGGCGTGCCGATCGCCGTCGGCGCCGAGCCCGGCGAGGTGCCGGCTCGATGA
- a CDS encoding SufE family protein, giving the protein MTLTPALQRTVDDFQAMEEGDRLQLLLEFADELPELPQRYADHPDLLERVAECQSPVFLFVEVDERVHVHATAPAESPTTRGFASILAQGLEGASADEALAVPTDMPRLLGLDRVVSPLRLRGMAGMLGRIQRQVRERAAAR; this is encoded by the coding sequence ATGACGCTCACCCCCGCCCTGCAGCGGACGGTCGACGACTTCCAGGCGATGGAGGAGGGCGACCGGCTGCAGCTGCTGCTCGAGTTCGCCGACGAGCTGCCCGAGCTGCCGCAGCGCTACGCCGACCACCCCGACCTGCTCGAGCGCGTCGCCGAGTGCCAGTCGCCGGTGTTCCTCTTCGTCGAGGTCGACGAGCGCGTGCATGTGCACGCGACCGCTCCGGCGGAGTCGCCGACCACCCGCGGGTTCGCGTCGATCCTCGCGCAGGGCCTCGAGGGCGCGAGCGCCGACGAGGCGCTCGCGGTGCCGACCGACATGCCGCGCCTCCTCGGGCTCGACCGCGTCGTCTCGCCGCTGCGCCTGCGCGGCATGGCCGGCATGCTGGGGCGCATCCAGCGCCAGGTGCGGGAGCGCGCCGCGGCCCGCTGA
- a CDS encoding alpha/beta hydrolase family protein, protein MTTRARRAATAPAPAARRATRASRRAGAIALAGAGVLVAGAGLAITGASAVLASMLVTPPRTQPDDIRILGVDARGVRLGRTPDTGLPGTYALWVGERHAVLGPVVAEDADSVTRAIDEPARELLAGATSARWSGYVLHLPQEVTDDVERVDVPTELGLAPAWIMGDQEAHTWCIQVHGRGVTRRETIRAVPAFLERGIPCMAVSYRNDTEAPPSRDGKFRLGLDEWRDVDDAIGFAVARGARHIVLMGWSMGGQIALQVARRSRHRRRIVAIVLDSPVVRWQPTLRLQVALVRKPAWLVDTAIGLLESPAALLSGSRSLDFDELDNVLHADALTQPILLLHSADDGFVPPDASRALAEARPDIVDYREWRTARHTKLWNLDRARYLRELGGWLDERGIAAFD, encoded by the coding sequence GTGACCACCCGAGCGAGGCGCGCCGCCACCGCCCCCGCGCCCGCCGCCCGGCGTGCCACCCGCGCCTCCCGCCGCGCCGGCGCGATCGCGCTCGCCGGGGCCGGCGTGCTCGTCGCGGGCGCAGGCCTCGCCATCACCGGTGCCTCGGCGGTGCTCGCGTCGATGCTCGTCACGCCGCCGCGCACGCAGCCCGACGACATCCGGATCCTCGGCGTCGACGCGCGCGGCGTGCGGCTCGGCCGCACGCCGGACACCGGGCTGCCGGGCACGTACGCGCTGTGGGTGGGGGAGCGGCACGCGGTGCTCGGCCCCGTGGTCGCGGAGGACGCGGACAGCGTCACCCGCGCGATCGACGAGCCCGCGCGCGAGCTGCTCGCCGGGGCGACGAGCGCCCGCTGGTCCGGATATGTGCTGCACCTGCCGCAGGAGGTGACCGACGACGTCGAGCGCGTCGACGTGCCGACCGAGCTGGGGCTCGCGCCCGCGTGGATCATGGGCGATCAGGAGGCGCACACCTGGTGCATCCAGGTGCACGGCCGCGGCGTCACGCGACGCGAGACCATCCGTGCCGTGCCGGCGTTCCTCGAGCGCGGCATCCCCTGCATGGCCGTCTCCTACCGCAACGACACCGAGGCGCCGCCGAGCCGCGACGGCAAGTTCCGGCTGGGCCTCGACGAGTGGCGCGACGTCGACGATGCGATCGGCTTCGCGGTCGCCCGCGGCGCGCGGCACATCGTGCTCATGGGGTGGTCGATGGGCGGGCAGATCGCGCTGCAGGTGGCGCGCCGCTCCCGCCACCGCCGACGCATCGTGGCGATCGTGCTCGACTCGCCGGTGGTGCGGTGGCAGCCGACCCTGCGCCTGCAGGTCGCGCTGGTGCGGAAGCCGGCATGGCTCGTCGACACGGCGATCGGCCTGCTCGAGTCGCCCGCGGCACTGCTCTCCGGCAGCCGCAGCCTCGACTTCGACGAGCTCGACAACGTGCTGCACGCGGATGCGCTGACGCAGCCGATCCTGCTGCTCCACTCCGCCGACGACGGCTTCGTGCCGCCGGACGCCTCGCGAGCGCTCGCCGAGGCGCGTCCCGACATCGTCGACTACCGCGAGTGGCGCACGGCGCGGCACACGAAGCTGTGGAACCTCGACCGGGCGCGCTACCTGCGCGAGCTGGGCGGCTGGCTCGACGAGCGGGGCATCGCCGCGTTCGACTGA
- a CDS encoding DUF3000 domain-containing protein, with product MDTSSGAPAPEPEAFRAAVDQLRRAELRSELSVREIPAPGRIAPHSFAIAADVGVTSHGHDSDLGTGRFILMHDPEEPEAWGGDFRIVSFTQASQDPEIGVDPFLAEVTWTYLLEALEQRGAEHHSESGTATKILSSGFGELAAQGDGAQIELRASWTPTGHDFGAHLTAWTDLLCAIAGLPVQPGATGLDAHRRTRG from the coding sequence GTGGACACGAGCAGTGGAGCCCCCGCCCCCGAACCCGAGGCGTTCCGCGCTGCCGTCGACCAGCTGCGGCGCGCGGAGCTCCGCTCCGAGCTGTCGGTGCGCGAGATCCCGGCACCCGGGCGCATCGCGCCGCACTCCTTCGCGATCGCGGCCGACGTCGGCGTGACGAGCCACGGGCACGACTCCGACCTCGGCACCGGCCGCTTCATCCTCATGCACGACCCCGAGGAGCCCGAGGCCTGGGGCGGCGACTTCCGCATCGTGAGCTTCACGCAGGCGTCGCAGGATCCCGAGATCGGCGTCGACCCGTTCCTCGCCGAGGTCACCTGGACCTACCTGCTCGAGGCGCTCGAGCAGCGCGGCGCCGAGCACCACTCGGAGTCGGGCACCGCGACGAAGATCCTCTCGAGCGGCTTCGGCGAGCTCGCCGCGCAGGGCGATGGCGCGCAGATCGAGCTCCGCGCATCCTGGACGCCCACCGGTCACGACTTCGGCGCCCACCTCACCGCCTGGACCGACCTGCTCTGCGCCATCGCGGGCCTCCCGGTGCAGCCCGGCGCCACGGGCCTCGACGCGCACAGGCGCACGCGTGGCTGA
- a CDS encoding HRDC domain-containing protein, whose amino-acid sequence MAELREAVAEGPFDVIADPDALREAADRLAAGTGPVAVDAERASGFRYSQRAYLVQLHRRGAGTVLVDPTTIDDLSPLQDAIGGEEWIIHAASQDLPCLREVGLEPATLFDTELGARLAGFERVGLAAVTERLVGLSLRKEHGAADWSTRPIPRSWLEYAALDVEVLPDARDALAEELARQGKEELAAQEFAYALERRPKPPAAEPWRRLSGIQAIRDRRQLAVARELWLARDELARSTDTAPGRLVPDRSLLAAALADVDAKGRLAARKDFTGRASRSELDRWWAAIEAGRATDDPPALRARSDEPPPPRFWRSRKPEADVRLKHARAAVQAAAEELSMPAENLLAPDTIRRLAWERVESTPEAVAEALRERDARPWQVAATAQRIAAAFVEADQAGPDPADAPS is encoded by the coding sequence GTGGCTGAGCTGCGCGAGGCCGTCGCGGAGGGTCCCTTCGACGTCATCGCCGACCCGGATGCCCTGCGGGAGGCAGCCGATCGGCTCGCGGCCGGCACGGGGCCGGTCGCCGTCGACGCGGAGCGGGCGAGCGGCTTCCGCTACTCGCAGCGGGCGTACCTCGTGCAGCTGCACCGCCGCGGCGCGGGCACCGTGCTCGTCGACCCGACGACGATCGACGACCTCTCGCCGCTCCAGGACGCGATCGGCGGCGAGGAGTGGATCATCCACGCCGCGAGCCAGGACCTGCCGTGCCTGCGCGAGGTGGGCCTCGAGCCCGCCACCCTCTTCGACACCGAGCTCGGCGCCCGCCTCGCCGGCTTCGAGCGCGTCGGCCTCGCCGCGGTCACCGAGCGGCTCGTCGGGCTGAGCCTCCGCAAGGAGCACGGCGCGGCAGACTGGTCGACCCGGCCGATCCCCCGCTCCTGGCTCGAGTACGCCGCGCTCGACGTCGAGGTGCTGCCGGATGCGCGCGACGCGCTCGCCGAGGAGCTCGCCCGGCAGGGCAAGGAGGAGCTCGCGGCGCAGGAGTTCGCCTACGCGCTCGAGCGCCGTCCCAAGCCGCCGGCTGCCGAGCCGTGGCGCCGGCTCTCCGGCATCCAGGCGATCCGCGACCGACGGCAGCTCGCCGTCGCGCGCGAGCTGTGGCTCGCCCGCGACGAGCTCGCGCGCTCCACCGACACCGCGCCCGGCCGGCTCGTGCCCGATCGGTCGCTGCTCGCCGCCGCGCTCGCCGATGTCGACGCCAAGGGCCGCCTCGCGGCGCGCAAGGACTTCACCGGCCGCGCGAGCCGCAGCGAGCTCGACCGCTGGTGGGCCGCCATCGAGGCCGGCCGCGCCACGGACGATCCTCCCGCGCTGCGGGCGAGGTCCGACGAGCCGCCGCCCCCGCGCTTCTGGCGCTCGCGCAAGCCCGAGGCCGACGTGCGGCTCAAGCACGCCCGCGCGGCCGTGCAGGCCGCGGCCGAGGAGCTGTCGATGCCGGCCGAGAACCTGCTGGCGCCCGACACGATCCGCCGCCTCGCATGGGAGCGCGTCGAGTCGACCCCCGAGGCGGTCGCCGAGGCGCTCCGGGAGCGCGATGCACGGCCCTGGCAGGTTGCCGCGACTGCACAGAGGATCGCTGCTGCATTTGTAGAGGCCGACCAAGCCGGTCCCGACCCCGCCGACGCCCCCTCGTAG
- a CDS encoding thiolase family protein yields MVADDDVVFVDGVRTPFGRAGEKGMYWQTRADDLAVKALTGLLERNPSLPLDRIDDVAIAATTQTGDQGLTLGRTVGMLAGLPVTVPGYALDRMCAGAMTAVTTVAGGIAFGAYDVAIAGGVEHMGRHPMGLDADPNPRFVAEKLVSMDALNMGKTAERIHDRYPHLTKERSDRYAMASQHKYAAALEAGHIQHDLVPVATQTAEGWGLATADEAPRPGTTMEGLAALKTPFRDHGRVTAGNASGLNDGATMSIVASSSAAKELRLATRMRMVSFAFAGVDPDIMGIGPVPSTEKALRKAGLDISDIGLFELNEAFAVQVLAFTDHFGIDDDDPRINPWGGAIAIGHPLASSGVRLMLQLARQFEQRPDVRFGITAMCVGLGQGGTVIWENPNHKRYGKGI; encoded by the coding sequence ATCGTGGCTGACGACGACGTCGTGTTCGTGGACGGCGTCCGCACCCCATTCGGGCGCGCGGGCGAGAAGGGCATGTACTGGCAGACCCGAGCGGACGACCTCGCGGTCAAGGCGCTCACCGGTCTGCTCGAGCGGAACCCGAGCCTGCCGCTCGACCGCATCGACGACGTCGCGATCGCCGCGACGACGCAGACGGGTGACCAGGGCCTCACGCTCGGCCGCACCGTCGGCATGCTCGCCGGCCTCCCCGTCACCGTGCCGGGCTACGCGCTCGACCGCATGTGCGCCGGCGCCATGACGGCCGTCACGACCGTCGCGGGCGGCATCGCCTTCGGCGCCTACGACGTCGCGATCGCCGGTGGCGTCGAGCACATGGGCCGCCACCCGATGGGCCTCGACGCCGACCCGAACCCTCGCTTCGTCGCCGAGAAGCTGGTCTCGATGGACGCGCTCAACATGGGCAAGACGGCAGAGCGCATCCACGACCGCTACCCGCACCTGACGAAGGAGCGGTCCGACCGCTACGCGATGGCGTCGCAGCACAAGTACGCCGCCGCGCTCGAGGCCGGGCACATCCAGCACGACCTCGTCCCGGTCGCGACGCAGACGGCAGAGGGCTGGGGGCTCGCCACCGCAGACGAGGCGCCGCGCCCCGGCACGACGATGGAGGGCCTCGCGGCGCTCAAGACGCCGTTCCGCGACCACGGCCGCGTGACGGCCGGCAACGCATCCGGCCTCAACGACGGCGCGACGATGTCGATCGTCGCCTCGTCGTCGGCGGCGAAGGAGCTCCGCCTGGCGACCAGGATGCGCATGGTCTCGTTCGCGTTCGCGGGCGTCGACCCCGACATCATGGGCATCGGCCCGGTGCCGTCGACCGAGAAGGCGCTGCGCAAGGCGGGCCTCGACATCTCGGACATCGGCCTCTTCGAGCTGAACGAGGCGTTCGCGGTGCAGGTGCTCGCCTTCACCGACCACTTCGGCATCGACGACGACGATCCCCGCATCAACCCGTGGGGCGGCGCGATCGCGATCGGCCACCCGCTCGCCTCCTCCGGGGTGCGCCTCATGCTGCAGCTCGCGCGCCAGTTCGAGCAGCGCCCCGACGTGCGCTTCGGCATCACGGCGATGTGCGTCGGCCTCGGCCAGGGCGGCACCGTCATCTGGGAGAACCCCAACCACAAGCGCTACGGGAAGGGCATCTGA